The Acinetobacter sp. SAAs474 DNA window ACGATATTGATCGTTTATCACGTAAAGTCCCTGTACTATGTAAAGTCGCACCTGCAAAAAATGATGTTCATATGGAAGATGTACATCGTGCCGGTGGTATCATGTCGATTCTTGGCGAACTTGATCGTGCTGGATTACTGGATACAACCGTTACCACGGTACATGAAGCAACCTTAAAAGATGCATTAGATAAATGGGATATCATTCGTACTGAAGATGAAGAGGTCTATCAATTTTTCCGTTCGGCACCAGGTGGTGTTCCGACACAAACTGCATTTTCACAAGAGCGTTATTATGCACGCTTAGACGGTGATCGTGAACAGGGTGTGATTCGTAATGCTGCGCATGCATTTTCACAAGATGGTGGTTTGGCTGTATTGTATGGCAATATCGCACTGGATGGTTGTATTGTAAAAACTGCTGGTGTCGATGACTCAATTTTAAAATTTAATGGTACAGCACGTGTATTTGAAAGTCAGGATGCTGCTGTAGATGCCATTTTAGCTGGTCGTATCCATGCTGGTGATGTAGTGGTCATTCGTTATGAAGGTCCACGTGGTGGTCCGGGTATGCAAGAAATGCTTTATCCAACAAGCTACTTAAAATCTAAGGGCTTAGGTAAAGAATGTGCATTATTGACAGATGGCCGTTTCTCTGGTGGTTCATCAGGTCTGTCGATTGGTCATGTTTCACCTGAAGCGGCTGAAGGCGGTACGATTGGTTTGGTTGAAGATGGCGATCGTATTGAAATTGATATTCCAAACCGTAGTATTCATTTGGCAGTAGATGAGCAGACTTTAGCGCAGCGCCGTGTATTACAAGATGAAAAAGGCTGGCATCCTGTAGAGCAACGTCCACGTAAGATTTCTAAAGCACTCAAAGCCTATGCTATGCATACCACCAGTGCTGCTAAAGGTGCAGTACGTGAGATCTAAGACAATTTTATTGTAGTGAAATTGTCATGCACATTATGCCAGTGAGTTTATCTCACTGGCATTTTTTATCTTTGAACACATTGTATTTAACTGGATTGGCGTCAGCGTATATTTCATGCGGCCGCGATGATATCGCGTGGTGTACTGTAGCAATAATGCCTGTATGACCGCGATAGCGTAGAAAATTAAAGCTGTTATTGCACAGGAAATATTGAACATTTTGTTTTGACTTGATATAAGTTTTGATATTGATTTATGGTTTGCAACCATAATTAAGGTATAAAAATACATCAAGACATTGTGTGTAGGTGTATTTATTTTAGAGGCTAATTCCATGTCATTGTTACGCCGCTGGTTTGATCCAATCCGATCAAGTTGGTTTTATGAAAAACCAATACGGCAAACGGTGTTATCTATTGAACAAGGGCTAAGTATTCATCTACGATTAGATGATGTCTATAGCTATTTAGCAGTACAACAACTACCGCAATTAAATGAAATTTTAGCAGATGTACTGAAACCGATTAAGATTATTATTTCTAGTCAAGCTGCTGAACCTCCTAATCATATGTCTGCCCAAGCTTGGCAAAATTATTGTTTAAATGATGCCAAAATTCTGTCGAAACAGCATCGTTTTCGTTTTCATGATACCCCTGAGCAACCGACTGCTGAAGCACTACAACAGGCAGAAATTATTTTAAGAAATACGCCTTTAAGAGGACAGGATTTTTTATATTTGCTGGAAGATATTTTTCATATGTTGTGGCAACAACAGTATGGCAAATTAAGAACCTTATATGCGATGGCTAGCCGTCATCACCAAGTTCAGCATTTCCCTGAACGTATATTTAATGATCAAGCTATTTTGGTGAGTTATTTTTCTATTGGTGGGCGACAGTATCATGCTGTGGATGACTTATTACGTTTAACACGACGTTTAAAACAACAACATCTGTTTACAGGCAATCCTATTTTTCTGATTAATCATATTGAATGGCGAGAACATTTAATTAATGATGCAGAAGAACTGAATGAAATTCAAGCCTTAGATCCAGAGCTAGATATTTATATTGCTTTAGAAGATCCGATTTCTTGGCTATTACTGGCCTATATTCGAGAAGAGTTGGCAAGTTATTATAATATTCAATTAAAAGTTTATCCGCTCAGTTATCAGGGGCGAGATTTATTTGACTGGAATTTAGCCACGCGCTTATCTCGTCGCACTAAAGTGGCATTTACCCCTTTTTGTCGTCCAACCGAAGCAGCCAGTATACAAATGGCCAAATTATTTTATAGTGTACCTGAACAACAGCAAATTGATGCGATTTATACCTTACTAGAAGCAGTATGGACCAAAGGAAAAGATCTATCTTATCCACCACATTATCATGCATTAATGACTGAACTGGGTATTGAACAACTTCAGCCTGTTGATGTGATTCAACAACTCATGATCAATGATCAGCATTTGGCCATGGAGGAACAGCCCAATGTTCCTGTATTGGAATTACGGATAGATGGTCAAAAATATATCTTTAATAGTCTATATCGTGTTTGGATGATTGAAAGTATTTTCAGTAATGTGTTAGAACAAAAGTATAAAAGTGAAAATCATTTGAGTAGCGAGTCAATAACACATGAATAAAGAAAAAGTACAAAGCTTAGCGCAGGCGCGAAGCAAAATAGATGAAATTGATTCACACATTATTGAGTTAATCGCAACACGTCAATTTTATGTAGATCAGGTGATTCGTTTTAAACGTAGTATGGAGAATGTACCCTCACCACGTATTGACGAAGTATTAAATCATGTGAAAACACAGGCACAAGAACAAGGTTTAGATCCTGATTTAATTGCACAGCTCTATCAAGAGATGATTCAGCATTTTATTCGTCGCGAACTTAAAGAAATACGTCCTTAATAGCACAGAGCATCAGGTTAAATTTTGATGGTGCTTTTACATTATTTAATCATTGATCATCAGCGTAATGATCGCTGTTATGATCCTTGTATTAGATTAAATCGGTCGAATGAGGTACACCGTCCGTTCAGTTTTTAGACTGCAGTAGATCGGTATATTGATAGAATACTCCATCTGCTTGCGCTTGAATGCTGGGCCAATCTGTATGTGACCAGTGATCATAAATTGCAATCACATCAATCCCTGCATGTTTGGCTGCTTCCACACCAATCAATGAGTCTTCGAAAATGACGCATTGTTCGGCACTGATTTGAAAATGATTTAATGCTGTTAAATAAATTTCTGGGTCAGGTTTAATATTTTGGACATTTTCTCGTGTCAAAATCAGAGAAAAAACGTCATTAAAGTTGAGCTTTTTATAAATCGCCGCATTATTCTCTTGGTAGCGTCGTAAATTATTTTGACTGGTCGTCGTGGTGAGTGCCAATACAAAGCCTTGTTGCTGTAGGGCCTGTAGCCATAATTCAGCATCAGGTTTTAACTCGACCACATGATCTAAAAAATATTGAGAAATTTTATATCTTTCTGTTTTAACATCATTTTTTTCTTTGTGGAAGGTGTATTTCTTATTGAGAAAACCACAGTATTCTAAATAGGGATCAGTATGATGTTTAAATTTTGTCAATTGTCGATCACGATCACTTTGTATGGTAACGAAATCAATATGCTGTCCACCTAATTGTAAAATTAATGCGGCATCGACTTGATTCCAAATACCGACTGAGTCCAGTAAGGTCCCATCCAAATCAAAACAAATCAGCTTTTTATCTTTTAGCCATTGCAGCATCGTTTTACTCTTTTCTAGTCACAGAGATTATATTATGCCATTTAAGCCTCAATATTTGCTTGAGCTTTACTTCTAAAAACAGTGATATTGCCAAATCCTAAAACACTTTAGCATCGGTACTTGCAATACTGTGTTGGGGAATAATGATGATTTGGTTGGTGATGGCGGTATTTTCGATTGCTGGATTAATAAAAGGAACCATTGGTTTGGGATTGCCAGCAGTCTCTATGGGATTATTGACCATGGTCATTAGTCCATTTCAAGCGGCGACTTTATTGATTATCCCCTCTATGGTGACTAATTTTTGGCAATTGTTTTATGAAGGTCATGTCCTGCGATTGATTCGCCGTTTTTGGCCAATGTTACTTGCTATGGCTGTGGGCTCTGTATGGAGTATTTTTCCGCCGTTAGGACAGGGTGATTTTAATAGTGAAATGTTGCTGGGCAGTATGTTGGCACTTTATGGATTATATGGGCTTTGTGCGAAAAATATGCCAAATCTATCAAAATATGAAAACTATTTATCACCGGTCATTGGCTATTTAGGTGGTGCTTTGACGGTAGCAACAGGTGTTGTGATTATTCCTGTTGTGCCATATTTACAAAGTTTACAGTTACAAAAAGATGATTTAGTTCAATCGCTCGGACTTGCTTTTACCACATCAACACTGTGCTTATTGATTTCGTTAAATCGTCATACATCGGAACATTTATCATTTGACTATACCTTATCTGCGCTTGCCTTAGTGCCTGCTTTATTGGGGATGTGGCTGGGCAGTAAATTGCGTTATCGTATTTCTGAAGCAAAATTTCGCCAAGTATTTTTTATTGGACTGATCAGTTTGGGAACATATATGGTACTGCGTACCTCTTGATCTTTAGTGCTGGTTAAGTATGTTAAGTGTTTGTGCGTATATTGCTCTGGTATGATGAGAGAAATGTGGATAAATGTTGATATGCAGGAGATAAATCTGCAAAGTTTTTGGCAACCAATAATAATTTGCGATTGGCCCATTGACCTTCAAG harbors:
- the ilvD gene encoding dihydroxy-acid dehydratase, translating into MPDYRSKTSTHGRNMAGARGLWRATGMKDEDFGKPIIAVVNSFTQFVPGHVHLKDLGQLVAEQIQASGGVAKEFNTIAVDDGIAMGHDGMLYSLPSRDLIADSVEYMVNAHCADAMVCISNCDKITPGMLMAAMRLNIPVVFVSGGPMEAGKVKIRGNDKAIDLIDAMIVAADDHYTDEEVAEYERSACPTCGSCSGMFTANSMNCLTEALGLSLPGNGSTLATHANRKKLFERAGQLIVQLAKRHYEQDDYSVLPRAIATKASYENAMTLDIAMGGSTNTVLHLLAAANEAGVDFTMDDIDRLSRKVPVLCKVAPAKNDVHMEDVHRAGGIMSILGELDRAGLLDTTVTTVHEATLKDALDKWDIIRTEDEEVYQFFRSAPGGVPTQTAFSQERYYARLDGDREQGVIRNAAHAFSQDGGLAVLYGNIALDGCIVKTAGVDDSILKFNGTARVFESQDAAVDAILAGRIHAGDVVVIRYEGPRGGPGMQEMLYPTSYLKSKGLGKECALLTDGRFSGGSSGLSIGHVSPEAAEGGTIGLVEDGDRIEIDIPNRSIHLAVDEQTLAQRRVLQDEKGWHPVEQRPRKISKALKAYAMHTTSAAKGAVREI
- a CDS encoding chorismate mutase; translation: MNKEKVQSLAQARSKIDEIDSHIIELIATRQFYVDQVIRFKRSMENVPSPRIDEVLNHVKTQAQEQGLDPDLIAQLYQEMIQHFIRRELKEIRP
- a CDS encoding HAD family phosphatase, giving the protein MLQWLKDKKLICFDLDGTLLDSVGIWNQVDAALILQLGGQHIDFVTIQSDRDRQLTKFKHHTDPYLEYCGFLNKKYTFHKEKNDVKTERYKISQYFLDHVVELKPDAELWLQALQQQGFVLALTTTTSQNNLRRYQENNAAIYKKLNFNDVFSLILTRENVQNIKPDPEIYLTALNHFQISAEQCVIFEDSLIGVEAAKHAGIDVIAIYDHWSHTDWPSIQAQADGVFYQYTDLLQSKN
- a CDS encoding sulfite exporter TauE/SafE family protein, giving the protein MIWLVMAVFSIAGLIKGTIGLGLPAVSMGLLTMVISPFQAATLLIIPSMVTNFWQLFYEGHVLRLIRRFWPMLLAMAVGSVWSIFPPLGQGDFNSEMLLGSMLALYGLYGLCAKNMPNLSKYENYLSPVIGYLGGALTVATGVVIIPVVPYLQSLQLQKDDLVQSLGLAFTTSTLCLLISLNRHTSEHLSFDYTLSALALVPALLGMWLGSKLRYRISEAKFRQVFFIGLISLGTYMVLRTS